In one Arthrobacter jinronghuae genomic region, the following are encoded:
- a CDS encoding GtrA family protein gives MRLLKTEKVAFLLVGGANTVFSTLLFIGLDLLFGRHVPSFVVLGTAWLISLVAVFFVYRKLVFRVSGHVLADLGRFATVNLTALLVNMVLLFVASDMLGAPRIPAQIVITCATVFINYFGHKYFSFRRKPSPEPGPVPSAGSKKEDEA, from the coding sequence ATGCGGCTCCTGAAGACGGAAAAGGTCGCCTTCCTGCTGGTCGGCGGCGCGAATACCGTCTTCAGCACCCTTCTCTTCATCGGGCTGGACCTGCTCTTCGGGAGGCATGTTCCGTCCTTTGTTGTGCTGGGAACCGCCTGGCTGATATCCCTCGTGGCGGTCTTCTTTGTCTACCGGAAGCTGGTGTTCCGGGTGTCAGGCCACGTCCTGGCGGACCTGGGGCGGTTTGCGACGGTAAACCTCACCGCTTTGCTGGTGAACATGGTGCTGCTTTTCGTCGCCTCGGACATGCTGGGCGCGCCCCGCATCCCGGCCCAGATTGTCATCACCTGCGCCACGGTCTTCATCAACTACTTCGGCCATAAGTACTTTTCGTTTAGGCGCAAACCATCCCCGGAACCCGGACCCGTGCCAAGTGCCGGTTCCAAGAAAGAGGACGAAGCATGA
- a CDS encoding glycosyltransferase family 2 protein, translated as MSPRVSIVIPAYNNAAYLAATLESVTAQTYPDFEVVIADHSSIDGTSEIIQSFAGDPRIRVLSPTPHGGGAKANWNRVSQHAEGEWIKLVCGDDLIAPEALEIQMAAAQEHPSAVMVASKRAVVDAHGAPVIASRGLAGLEGLVSGRDAVRATVRSGTNIFGEPAAVLLRRDVLADGWWDDTFPYMIDETAYVRVLRSGDCVAVPQTLASFRISASQWSVRLAKAQAEQAAGLHRAILAAHPEAVSPADVRRGNALALANAYARRLVYLGLRRRMGKENVVASTT; from the coding sequence ATGAGTCCCCGCGTTTCCATCGTCATTCCGGCCTACAACAACGCCGCCTATCTGGCCGCGACACTGGAGTCCGTGACGGCACAGACTTACCCGGACTTCGAAGTCGTCATCGCTGACCACAGCTCAATTGACGGTACGTCGGAAATCATCCAGTCCTTCGCCGGTGACCCCCGGATCCGGGTGCTCAGCCCCACGCCGCACGGCGGGGGCGCCAAAGCGAACTGGAACCGTGTGAGCCAGCATGCCGAGGGCGAGTGGATCAAGCTGGTCTGCGGCGATGACCTCATTGCACCCGAAGCCCTCGAAATCCAGATGGCGGCTGCGCAGGAACATCCCAGCGCAGTGATGGTGGCGAGCAAGCGTGCGGTGGTTGACGCGCACGGAGCACCGGTCATCGCCTCACGTGGACTGGCCGGCCTCGAGGGCCTGGTCAGCGGACGGGACGCCGTTCGCGCGACCGTACGCAGCGGCACCAATATCTTCGGTGAACCCGCCGCAGTCCTGCTTCGGCGCGATGTCCTGGCCGACGGCTGGTGGGACGACACCTTCCCTTACATGATCGATGAGACCGCGTACGTGCGCGTGCTGCGCTCCGGTGACTGTGTGGCCGTTCCCCAGACACTCGCCAGCTTCAGGATCAGCGCGAGCCAGTGGAGCGTCCGGCTGGCCAAGGCACAGGCTGAACAGGCTGCCGGCCTGCACCGGGCGATCCTGGCCGCGCATCCCGAGGCTGTCTCACCAGCCGACGTTCGCCGGGGCAATGCCCTCGCACTTGCCAACGCCTACGCCCGCCGGCTGGTTTACCTGGGGCTGCGTCGCCGTATGGGCAAGGAAAACGTCGTAGCCAGCACTACCTAA
- a CDS encoding DUF7657 domain-containing protein: protein MLKTTRAADRAGAVLQPVLQWLRTGDNALRVAVVAAYAVMVLLGATTSSIGMGHLRQDPENPLGTQLGLSSGIRSDEYNAYSPIALSVMATGGAPTLSAMGARADLVHRFTSGGFFESFVFFDSGLLKLAGFLPDANVFAAHWWLPVLLLLLMMPKWFEQVGGTRRMGWLAAGLIALSPCVAWWSMMPVALIAYTLTGSSLMITAYHRFNRGQRLVAALAGLAGGILIAGMPSFYTPWSLVLGLPVLVASTLWILTRAGSLWTRIRPVLLTGVTAVIFGIGILVENSEGLNALFSTVYPGSRRSSAEAQPFALLFGAPALSPLQNGSVPVQANASELSTSFAVAFIWIAVLLAGSRLVPSVRRGIAAWTVLAFGLVWLGWCLVDLGSLGEKIPLLNLVPSVRSAQVVGVLGVIAVCLLLSMVDGRRWKTAVVAALISGAVTAYAASQMQAQYLPDMRFLVIPVAGAAVAVVVLCVTRYPHRSWPVALAVVLAALPVYRANPLVFGLGDLRESETAKVLYEAGTEARDNGTFWASNLGSFDTVSLANGVPTLSGLQRSGPDMEMWQRLDPDNEFEEAWNRGGGYVPFNWAPGAETNITTNGFDVTFVQVDPCVLADAMPELGHIASTTELQVDCLQAERTLQWSGSPVYTYRVLQD from the coding sequence ATGTTGAAGACAACACGTGCCGCCGATCGGGCCGGTGCTGTGCTGCAGCCTGTCCTCCAATGGCTCCGAACCGGTGACAACGCCCTCCGGGTTGCCGTGGTGGCCGCCTACGCCGTTATGGTGCTTTTGGGCGCCACGACGTCCTCCATCGGGATGGGGCACCTGCGGCAGGATCCGGAGAATCCCCTCGGTACACAGCTAGGGCTCTCCAGCGGGATCCGCTCGGATGAGTACAACGCCTATTCGCCGATCGCCTTGTCAGTCATGGCCACGGGCGGTGCCCCCACGCTGAGCGCCATGGGTGCAAGGGCAGACCTTGTCCACCGGTTTACCTCTGGCGGTTTCTTCGAATCCTTCGTGTTCTTTGATTCAGGGCTGCTCAAGTTGGCTGGATTCCTGCCGGACGCGAACGTCTTTGCTGCTCACTGGTGGCTTCCTGTCCTCCTCCTGTTGCTGATGATGCCGAAGTGGTTCGAGCAGGTAGGCGGCACGAGGCGGATGGGATGGCTGGCTGCCGGATTAATCGCACTCTCGCCGTGTGTCGCCTGGTGGTCCATGATGCCAGTGGCCCTGATCGCCTATACCCTGACTGGGTCGAGCCTGATGATCACGGCGTACCACCGCTTCAACCGCGGCCAGCGCCTTGTGGCCGCACTGGCAGGATTGGCCGGCGGAATACTCATCGCGGGGATGCCATCCTTTTACACACCGTGGTCGCTGGTGCTCGGATTGCCGGTGCTGGTGGCTTCCACCCTATGGATCCTGACCCGTGCCGGCTCGTTGTGGACCCGTATCCGTCCGGTCCTGCTCACTGGAGTCACGGCGGTCATCTTCGGAATCGGCATCCTGGTGGAGAACTCGGAGGGACTCAACGCCCTGTTCAGCACGGTTTACCCGGGTTCCCGCCGATCCTCCGCCGAGGCACAGCCTTTCGCCCTGCTGTTCGGTGCTCCGGCACTGTCGCCGCTGCAAAACGGTTCCGTGCCCGTGCAGGCCAACGCCAGCGAACTGTCGACCTCTTTCGCCGTAGCCTTCATCTGGATTGCGGTGCTGCTGGCCGGCAGCAGGCTTGTTCCTTCCGTGCGCCGCGGCATAGCGGCATGGACTGTCCTGGCGTTCGGTTTGGTGTGGCTGGGCTGGTGCCTGGTGGACCTGGGAAGCCTGGGCGAGAAAATTCCCCTGTTGAACCTGGTGCCTTCGGTGCGGTCCGCCCAGGTGGTGGGCGTGCTTGGAGTCATTGCCGTCTGCCTGCTCCTTTCCATGGTGGACGGCCGGCGCTGGAAAACCGCCGTTGTGGCTGCCCTCATCTCCGGAGCCGTAACGGCGTATGCAGCGTCCCAGATGCAGGCACAGTATCTGCCGGACATGCGCTTTCTCGTCATTCCTGTTGCCGGGGCTGCCGTCGCCGTGGTGGTTCTCTGCGTGACGCGGTATCCGCACCGCAGCTGGCCCGTGGCCCTCGCGGTGGTGCTTGCGGCGCTTCCGGTTTACCGGGCCAACCCGCTGGTGTTCGGTCTCGGGGACCTGCGCGAATCGGAAACAGCGAAAGTCCTTTATGAAGCAGGGACCGAAGCGCGGGACAACGGCACCTTCTGGGCGTCAAACCTGGGTTCCTTCGACACCGTGAGCCTGGCAAACGGCGTGCCTACCCTGTCCGGGCTGCAGCGCTCAGGGCCTGACATGGAGATGTGGCAACGCCTGGATCCGGACAATGAGTTCGAAGAAGCCTGGAACCGCGGCGGGGGCTATGTTCCCTTCAACTGGGCGCCGGGAGCGGAAACGAACATCACTACCAACGGGTTTGACGTGACCTTTGTCCAGGTTGACCCCTGTGTCCTTGCGGACGCCATGCCGGAGCTGGGGCATATTGCCTCGACCACAGAACTGCAGGTTGACTGTCTCCAAGCCGAGCGCACCCTGCAGTGGTCGGGCAGTCCGGTATACACCTACCGGGTACTCCAGGACTGA
- a CDS encoding YfhO family protein, with translation MTTVSQRRESGTLLEPSDTQTPDGPSQEGRKETLLWGLVTVAATFIGSLIPLIPNPRFYFYDDTQAGAYGIWVEIGESLRRGEWWLFSDEAWAAGNYAAEGQWGLWNPLIMLIGLMSTVITDAVLFSTILKIALMLVLALGTFLLARSYRSTAPWAAVAGVAVTLTGFTTYFDGSSWVTGLMVFALLPWAWWGLRRLITESRNPAPALIFSYLLITVGYVHGTIMLVIVFLALLIEVFVRRTPARAVPLVVSGVILGMVALTVYLPGVLTAGVTARASDIGNSGFLGTDLTGLASAAVGSALPQVSGWWGAFAPVPVLYIAWFLPLVGLVSGRRIRGSWPALAGLVTVGVISLMLTLAPSDLGPLRFPIRLVPYVSLTALVLLAVLLSRFRVRQLTGGRIAAVSVLYAAGMYLAWSQNPNISRIHFVLGAVAAVGLICAVVVLYAPHPLVRTWGVRAAAAGIILVSLVAAVGQKHYFPSTPLPDFHFPESPEAYDEPLAEAEGMTFVVGEPDRLGPAIWADTLASNAWYLSDIPTHNLYSPIMFAKYSEDLCMTSHGWTCQNAADSLFTVDEETGELLVDLLSIDTVQILRDPADTSGEALKARMVPEGWNEVERTGDFVTWVRAEPLENNGEAVWATPGTRVSTVSDTSQELVLHVDEVPDGGAEVVTSRLAWPGYDAEGASIADPLRGYLLTVDVPAGSEGQDIRITFEPPAWPVLVVLIWSAIGLGVLWSVLHLMQSLRRRNRAVEPNADGPVVL, from the coding sequence ATGACGACAGTGAGCCAACGGCGAGAGAGCGGTACGCTCCTCGAACCCAGTGACACGCAGACGCCGGACGGGCCGTCGCAGGAAGGGCGCAAAGAAACGCTCCTGTGGGGCCTGGTCACTGTCGCAGCCACGTTTATCGGCTCCCTGATCCCGCTGATCCCGAATCCACGCTTCTACTTCTACGATGACACGCAGGCCGGTGCCTACGGAATCTGGGTGGAGATCGGGGAAAGCCTCCGCCGCGGTGAATGGTGGCTGTTCAGCGATGAGGCCTGGGCTGCCGGCAACTACGCTGCCGAAGGGCAGTGGGGGCTCTGGAACCCGCTGATCATGCTCATCGGGTTGATGTCCACTGTGATTACGGACGCCGTTCTCTTCTCAACCATCCTGAAGATCGCGCTGATGCTGGTCCTGGCGCTGGGCACATTCCTCCTGGCGCGCAGCTACCGGTCCACGGCGCCTTGGGCCGCCGTCGCCGGCGTCGCCGTGACCCTCACGGGATTCACCACATACTTTGACGGATCCTCCTGGGTTACGGGCCTGATGGTCTTCGCACTTCTTCCCTGGGCCTGGTGGGGACTGCGGCGCCTCATAACGGAAAGCCGCAACCCCGCACCCGCACTGATCTTCTCCTACCTGCTGATCACCGTGGGCTACGTCCACGGCACCATCATGCTGGTGATTGTCTTCCTGGCGCTGCTGATCGAAGTGTTTGTCCGGCGCACCCCGGCCCGTGCCGTCCCGCTCGTCGTTTCAGGCGTGATCCTTGGCATGGTGGCCCTGACGGTCTACCTACCCGGCGTCCTCACCGCGGGCGTGACTGCCCGGGCTTCGGACATCGGCAACAGCGGATTCCTGGGAACGGACCTTACGGGCCTGGCAAGTGCCGCTGTCGGCAGCGCCCTGCCGCAGGTCAGCGGCTGGTGGGGAGCGTTCGCCCCGGTGCCCGTCCTGTACATAGCCTGGTTCCTTCCGTTGGTGGGCCTGGTCAGTGGTCGCCGGATCCGCGGGTCCTGGCCGGCCTTGGCAGGACTGGTCACGGTAGGTGTCATCTCACTGATGCTCACGCTGGCTCCGAGCGACCTCGGACCGCTGCGTTTCCCCATCCGGCTCGTCCCGTACGTTTCCCTCACCGCCCTGGTCCTGCTGGCGGTCCTGCTTTCGCGCTTCCGCGTCCGCCAGCTGACCGGCGGCCGTATCGCGGCCGTGTCGGTCCTATATGCAGCAGGGATGTACCTCGCCTGGAGCCAGAACCCGAATATCAGCAGGATCCACTTCGTCCTCGGGGCGGTTGCAGCGGTAGGACTGATCTGCGCCGTCGTCGTGCTCTACGCTCCGCATCCGCTGGTACGGACGTGGGGAGTACGTGCTGCCGCCGCAGGAATCATTCTTGTATCCCTGGTGGCGGCTGTAGGCCAGAAGCATTACTTCCCCTCAACTCCGCTGCCTGATTTCCATTTCCCGGAGTCGCCCGAAGCCTACGACGAACCCCTTGCCGAGGCCGAAGGCATGACATTCGTGGTGGGCGAGCCGGACCGGCTTGGTCCCGCCATTTGGGCCGATACCCTCGCATCGAATGCCTGGTACCTGAGCGATATCCCCACACACAATCTGTACAGCCCCATCATGTTCGCCAAGTACTCCGAAGACCTTTGCATGACCAGCCACGGCTGGACCTGCCAGAACGCCGCGGACAGCCTCTTCACAGTGGATGAGGAAACCGGTGAACTGCTGGTGGACCTGCTCTCCATCGACACTGTCCAAATCCTGCGTGACCCGGCGGACACCTCCGGGGAAGCGTTGAAGGCGCGCATGGTTCCCGAAGGTTGGAACGAGGTGGAGCGCACCGGCGACTTCGTGACCTGGGTCCGTGCCGAGCCCCTGGAGAACAACGGCGAGGCTGTCTGGGCCACTCCGGGAACACGGGTATCAACTGTTTCGGACACCAGCCAGGAGCTGGTTCTGCACGTGGACGAAGTGCCCGACGGCGGCGCTGAAGTAGTCACCAGCCGATTGGCCTGGCCCGGCTACGACGCGGAGGGTGCCAGCATCGCGGATCCGCTGCGGGGTTACCTGCTGACTGTGGATGTTCCTGCCGGAAGCGAAGGACAGGATATCCGCATTACTTTCGAACCGCCGGCATGGCCCGTCCTGGTGGTACTTATCTGGTCCGCCATCGGGCTGGGAGTGCTTTGGTCGGTGCTGCACCTGATGCAGTCCCTGCGCCGAAGGAACCGGGCCGTGGAACCAAACGCGGACGGGCCGGTGGTGTTGTGA